The Candidatus Reconcilbacillus cellulovorans genome segment CCCGGCCGGTCATCAGCACGGCGTTGCGGATGGCGGCGTCGGCCAAATAAATTTTCGGGCGCGCTTTCAGCACCTTTTTGCCGAACGATGCGAGGGGCGGACTCGTATAGATCAGGTTCGCCAGTTCGAGAAATTCCAGATAGGAAACGACGGTCGGCCGGGAGACGCCGATTTCTTTCGCGATCGATTCCACTTGAACGAGATTGCCGCTCGTCATGCATAGGTACAGGAAAATTTTCTCGAGTTCCGAGACGTTTCGGATGCCGAACAGCGACACCATGTCCCGTTTGAGCACCTTATCGACGACGTCTTCCCGGATGAGCCGCTGGGCGAGCGGCACGTCGCCGGCCAACGCGGTTTCCGGGAATCCGCCGACCAGCAAATAATCATAAAAATGAGATTGCAGCGGCGACAGCACTGCCTGCAGCGACGCGATCCGTTTGGCGTCGAATCCGGCCGGCGCGGTCGGTTTGACGTTCGGTGCGAGTTCCGGAACCGGTACGCGCAACAGGCGCACGTATTCGTAAAACGAAAGGGTGGGAACGTGGATACGCGTCCACCGCCCGACGCCGCTTTCGCCGATTTTGGCGGAAAACGCCGGACTCGCGGAACCGGTCGCCATGATGCGGCAGTTCGGATGGCGGTCGTACATCGTTTTCAGCCAGGCATCCCAGTCCGAAGCATATTGGACTTCATCAAAAAACAAATAGCAGGTCTGATGTTCGTCGCCGAAATGTTTCCGATACATGTCGACGATGTTTCCGATGTCGCACAGCTTGAGAACGGGATGGTCGAACGACACGTACAGGATTTGTCGGGCCGGTACGTGTTTTCGGAGCAGTGCGTCGATGGCCTGGTACGAAATCGTCGTTTTTCCGACCCGGCGCGGGCCGGACAGAATGACGACGCGTCGCAGCTTCGGGTGGCGCAGCAGTTTGTCGGCTTCGTAAAAGGCAAGGCGGCGGATCGGTTTGGCCAGTTCGGCGGGTTCAGGACCTGTTCTTCAGAAATAACTTTACATTTTTTCAGGCAAGCCGGCG includes the following:
- a CDS encoding AAA family ATPase, whose product is MAKPIRRLAFYEADKLLRHPKLRRVVILSGPRRVGKTTISYQAIDALLRKHVPARQILYVSFDHPVLKLCDIGNIVDMYRKHFGDEHQTCYLFFDEVQYASDWDAWLKTMYDRHPNCRIMATGSASPAFSAKIGESGVGRWTRIHVPTLSFYEYVRLLRVPVPELAPNVKPTAPAGFDAKRIASLQAVLSPLQSHFYDYLLVGGFPETALAGDVPLAQRLIREDVVDKVLKRDMVSLFGIRNVSELEKIFLYLCMTSGNLVQVESIAKEIGVSRPTVVSYLEFLELANLIYTSPPLASFGKKVLKARPKIYLADAAIRNAVLMTGREVFTDPAETGWIVETTVYKHLFAFHYRDRPMIGYFRDPKSQKEIDIVVSLPSGRIAVEVKYRDETGVSARDAIADWAKADRTIAILVTKRAEDFGKTDVAPDKALLRIPAFAFLYLLGHAEQQGLVEDAEKQAESEGPA